A portion of the Intestinibacillus sp. Marseille-P6563 genome contains these proteins:
- the tnpB gene encoding IS66 family insertion sequence element accessory protein TnpB (TnpB, as the term is used for proteins encoded by IS66 family insertion elements, is considered an accessory protein, since TnpC, encoded by a neighboring gene, is a DDE family transposase.), producing the protein MIDLSRVEKYYVACGYTDLRRGIDGLAAIVSQQYGRDLCEDSLFLFCGRRTDRIKALYYSGDGYILLYKRLNNGAFEWPRAEQELRLLDARSFRWLMEGLKIDQPKAIQKGKRKELF; encoded by the coding sequence ATGATCGATCTGAGCCGGGTTGAAAAATACTATGTAGCCTGTGGATATACGGACCTGCGCCGAGGGATAGATGGGCTGGCTGCTATCGTGTCCCAGCAATATGGCAGAGATCTCTGCGAGGACAGCCTGTTCCTGTTTTGTGGCCGGCGTACAGACCGCATCAAAGCGCTGTACTATTCCGGGGATGGGTATATACTGCTGTATAAGCGGCTCAACAACGGTGCATTCGAGTGGCCGAGGGCGGAACAGGAACTCCGGCTGTTGGATGCGCGTAGTTTCCGCTGGCTGATGGAGGGGCTGAAAATCGACCAGCCGAAAGCAATTCAAAAAGGAAAAAGAAAGGAATTATTTTAA
- a CDS encoding S-layer homology domain-containing protein, with amino-acid sequence MDGGLLCAYEETVEPSCEFGGGVRHICSVCGSSYTEISTPALGHTPVAIPGTPATCTEAGITEGSKCSVCGEILTAPEDIAPLGHELEIAQPVDGENHSSICSRCQKTIIEPHSWDEGEVIKEATTSQTGEMRYTCTVCKATKTEPIPRLSSSSGGGSSSGSYTVSVVSGIDNGTVTVSPKSASKGDTVVIAVNPDDGYELDTLTVTDKNGDKISVADKGNGKYTFTMPSGKVTIDATFIKVAETPETPDQVDSFTDVHTNDWFANAVQYMLDNGMMNGVTDTTFAPNTTTTRSMIVTILYRLEGEPDAAASSFTDVAANMYYADAVAWAQANSIVTGITETTFAPDQSITREQMAAILYRYAQYKGYDVTASNDLSSYTDAPQISEYAITAMQWANVEGLITGNTNTTINPKGNATRAEVATILMRFCENIAQ; translated from the coding sequence GTGGACGGGGGATTATTATGCGCTTACGAAGAAACGGTCGAACCATCCTGTGAGTTTGGCGGCGGTGTTCGTCACATCTGTTCGGTCTGTGGATCCAGCTATACGGAGATCTCGACACCGGCACTGGGACATACACCTGTCGCAATCCCGGGCACTCCCGCTACTTGTACAGAAGCTGGTATTACTGAAGGCAGTAAGTGCTCGGTCTGCGGCGAGATTCTGACTGCCCCGGAAGACATCGCACCACTGGGCCATGAGCTCGAAATTGCGCAGCCTGTGGACGGGGAAAATCACAGCAGCATCTGCTCACGCTGTCAGAAGACGATTATAGAACCTCACAGCTGGGATGAGGGTGAAGTCATCAAAGAAGCTACAACGAGCCAGACCGGTGAGATGCGCTACACCTGCACGGTTTGTAAGGCAACAAAAACCGAACCGATTCCTCGTTTGTCAAGCTCTTCCGGCGGCGGTTCGTCTTCCGGAAGCTACACGGTTTCTGTGGTGTCCGGTATCGACAACGGCACGGTAACCGTTTCCCCGAAGAGTGCATCCAAGGGCGATACAGTCGTCATCGCGGTTAACCCGGACGATGGTTATGAGCTGGACACCCTGACTGTCACCGACAAGAATGGCGATAAGATCAGCGTGGCCGATAAGGGCAACGGCAAGTACACTTTCACCATGCCGTCCGGCAAGGTAACGATTGATGCAACATTCATCAAGGTAGCAGAAACTCCCGAAACGCCCGATCAGGTCGATTCGTTCACGGACGTGCACACGAATGACTGGTTCGCTAATGCGGTCCAGTACATGCTGGACAACGGCATGATGAATGGCGTTACGGATACCACGTTTGCCCCGAACACGACCACCACCCGCAGCATGATTGTTACCATCCTATACCGTCTGGAGGGTGAGCCGGATGCAGCAGCGTCCAGTTTCACCGATGTTGCAGCGAATATGTACTACGCGGATGCGGTTGCGTGGGCACAGGCAAACAGCATCGTCACGGGTATTACGGAAACTACCTTTGCCCCGGATCAGTCAATCACCCGCGAACAGATGGCTGCTATCCTGTACCGTTATGCACAATACAAGGGCTACGACGTAACGGCAAGCAACGATTTGAGCAGCTACACGGATGCTCCCCAGATCAGCGAATACGCAATTACTGCGATGCAGTGGGCAAATGTTGAGGGTTTGATCACGGGCAACACCAACACAACGATCAACCCTAAGGGCAATGCAACCCGTGCAGAAGTGGCTACCATTCTGATGCGTTTCTGCGAGAATATCGCACAGTAA
- the tnpC gene encoding IS66 family transposase, whose translation MGRKASSSQAGATSFSQLQIENEALKKEVAELHRKLERMSELLLNAQRTRFGQSSEKRSYVMQGGQQLRLFNEAEAEQDHKAPELTEETVAVSAHKRKPKRTVAELTANLPVEEILITLPESELVCDRCGGKLVMIGKKLESQRIQVIPRQCKLLKYYSCTYACRKCEEKTGFGNLITTVTPPFLLKHSLATASSVADVMIRKYVDGLPLARQEKIWAREGLELSRATMSNWVIQTAQCWLKPLYRSLKKQLLGCSVIHADETVVQVLKEEGKPAASESRMWVYASNDRSGKPIRYFEYQPSRSGKHAAAFLKGFNGCLVTDGYAGYNQVEGVVRCGCWAHMRRKWREAMPKGATKENSKAAIGYDYCNKLFAAEKKYAGLSDAERKTARQVGVESLLEAYWCWVETLEPVPGSKLAEAVAYARNQKPYLSAFLDYGEVDISNNFAENAIRPFTLGRKNWLFCDTPKGADSSAIVYTLVETAKANGLEPYAYLLQALTELPYLGKSPSQEDLNAFLPWSAKMQAACAARNTATAGDLY comes from the coding sequence ATGGGCAGGAAAGCATCTTCCTCTCAGGCCGGCGCCACCTCTTTTTCGCAGCTGCAGATAGAAAATGAAGCGCTCAAAAAAGAGGTTGCAGAGCTGCATAGAAAACTGGAGCGCATGAGTGAATTGCTGCTCAATGCGCAGCGTACCCGGTTTGGACAGTCCAGCGAGAAACGCTCCTATGTGATGCAGGGCGGCCAGCAGCTGAGGCTTTTTAACGAGGCGGAAGCAGAGCAGGATCATAAGGCTCCTGAACTGACAGAAGAGACAGTCGCGGTATCAGCCCATAAGCGGAAGCCGAAGCGGACAGTGGCCGAACTGACTGCAAACCTGCCTGTAGAGGAGATTCTGATCACCCTGCCCGAGTCCGAACTGGTATGTGACAGATGCGGCGGGAAGCTGGTCATGATTGGGAAGAAGCTGGAGTCCCAGCGGATACAGGTCATTCCCCGCCAGTGCAAGCTGCTGAAATATTACAGCTGCACATACGCTTGCCGGAAGTGCGAGGAAAAGACAGGCTTTGGAAATCTTATAACAACCGTAACCCCGCCCTTTCTGCTGAAGCACAGCCTAGCGACTGCTTCTTCGGTTGCCGATGTGATGATCCGGAAGTACGTGGATGGGCTGCCTTTAGCCAGACAGGAAAAGATCTGGGCGCGGGAAGGGCTGGAATTATCCCGCGCAACCATGTCCAACTGGGTAATCCAGACCGCACAGTGCTGGCTGAAGCCGCTGTACCGCTCGCTGAAAAAGCAGCTGCTGGGCTGTTCTGTGATCCATGCAGATGAGACGGTTGTACAGGTCCTGAAAGAAGAAGGAAAGCCGGCTGCCTCAGAATCGAGGATGTGGGTCTATGCCAGCAATGACCGCAGCGGCAAACCGATCCGATATTTTGAATACCAGCCGAGCCGCAGCGGCAAACACGCAGCAGCTTTTTTGAAAGGGTTTAACGGTTGCCTGGTAACAGATGGCTACGCCGGATACAATCAGGTAGAAGGCGTGGTGCGATGCGGATGCTGGGCGCATATGCGGCGGAAATGGCGGGAGGCCATGCCGAAAGGAGCGACGAAAGAAAACTCCAAAGCCGCCATAGGATACGATTACTGCAATAAGCTCTTTGCCGCAGAGAAGAAGTATGCCGGATTGAGCGATGCAGAACGAAAAACGGCGCGTCAGGTGGGGGTGGAGTCCCTGCTTGAGGCCTATTGGTGCTGGGTGGAAACCCTGGAGCCGGTTCCCGGGAGCAAACTGGCGGAAGCAGTTGCTTATGCCCGGAACCAGAAGCCGTATTTGAGCGCATTCCTCGACTACGGCGAAGTAGACATTTCCAACAACTTTGCAGAGAATGCTATCCGGCCGTTCACGCTCGGCCGAAAAAATTGGCTGTTCTGTGATACGCCGAAGGGCGCGGATTCCAGTGCGATCGTCTATACGCTGGTGGAGACTGCAAAGGCTAACGGCCTTGAGCCCTATGCTTATCTGCTTCAGGCACTGACGGAATTGCCATACCTCGGAAAAAGTCCAAGCCAGGAAGATCTGAATGCTTTTTTGCCATGGAGTGCAAAGATGCAGGCTGCCTGTGCTGCGAGAAATACGGCAACCGCTGGGGACCTCTATTGA
- a CDS encoding cobaltochelatase CobT-related protein — MTRSVTCVKKGTGGRKLKEAAKNVGADQMDNDQGVADEDENDQADSSYSETITSHGRMNSPDKAESESNDEVSAEAVFSEMSAQIAKQAAEDGMEQAVETALKNEYTNDLNLASQTSPHRGRPIFVRRTHEPTASDISKYERVLKVVKPYSIQAQRRIVPLLEELRSGSVERHRPFGRTVESKDGYRPDGKFFSKIKLPQDLPDMAIAILVDQSGSMHGARLDQAQKAAVLLDDFATSIGIPTLVVGHNTHNASKDRVEGTALYLHALFERVSNKDKARLVMMKADGSNRDGMALNAVSEILAKRPEEYKILIIISDGLPNSQDYGGELAEQDIRNIVAAAKRKGVQTFAAAIGSSKENIRRIYGEGFLDITDLSTLPRNLLKIISKRII; from the coding sequence TTGACCCGATCTGTCACCTGTGTTAAAAAAGGCACAGGAGGGAGAAAGCTGAAAGAAGCTGCCAAGAATGTTGGCGCTGATCAGATGGATAATGACCAAGGGGTGGCGGATGAGGACGAAAACGATCAAGCTGACTCGTCATATAGTGAGACGATTACCTCGCATGGACGGATGAATTCTCCGGACAAAGCAGAATCTGAGAGCAATGACGAGGTAAGCGCAGAAGCTGTATTTAGCGAGATGAGCGCCCAGATCGCCAAGCAAGCCGCAGAAGACGGGATGGAACAGGCGGTCGAGACCGCTTTGAAAAATGAGTATACAAACGACCTCAATCTTGCAAGCCAGACATCCCCGCATCGTGGCCGCCCGATCTTTGTCCGCCGTACGCATGAACCAACGGCTTCAGACATAAGTAAGTATGAGCGCGTCCTGAAAGTAGTAAAACCGTACTCCATACAGGCTCAGCGGCGCATTGTCCCCCTCTTGGAGGAACTGAGAAGCGGTAGTGTGGAACGCCATCGTCCCTTCGGACGGACCGTTGAGTCCAAGGACGGATACCGGCCGGACGGGAAGTTCTTCAGCAAGATCAAGCTACCTCAAGACCTTCCCGACATGGCTATTGCGATCCTCGTAGATCAATCCGGCTCTATGCATGGCGCCCGCCTCGATCAAGCCCAGAAAGCAGCAGTCCTGTTGGATGATTTCGCTACTTCTATCGGTATCCCGACTCTGGTAGTTGGGCATAACACGCACAACGCCAGCAAGGATAGGGTAGAAGGCACTGCACTGTACCTCCACGCTTTGTTCGAGCGGGTAAGTAACAAGGATAAGGCGCGGCTTGTCATGATGAAAGCAGATGGCTCTAACCGCGATGGTATGGCCCTCAACGCTGTCTCTGAAATCCTTGCCAAACGGCCCGAGGAGTATAAGATCCTGATCATCATTTCTGATGGATTGCCCAACTCTCAGGATTACGGCGGGGAATTGGCAGAGCAGGATATCCGGAACATTGTGGCTGCGGCCAAACGGAAAGGCGTACAGACCTTTGCAGCAGCTATTGGCTCGTCCAAGGAGAATATCCGTCGGATTTATGGCGAAGGTTTCCTAGACATCACTGATCTGTCTACGTTGCCAAGAAATCTGCTCAAGATTATTTCGAAGCGGATAATTTAA
- the tnpA gene encoding IS66 family insertion sequence element accessory protein TnpA, with product MEDILQVREEYRLQQWGQIVQQCRESGMSNRDFCRQNGITEKTYYYWLRKLRMAAAGKDSPRLVELEKPDSARDMIHVRFRDAEMTLPAGTDADAITAILRSLQQL from the coding sequence ATGGAAGACATATTACAAGTGCGGGAAGAATACCGTCTGCAGCAGTGGGGACAGATTGTGCAACAATGCAGAGAAAGCGGCATGAGCAATCGGGATTTTTGCCGTCAAAACGGAATCACAGAGAAAACGTACTATTACTGGCTGCGGAAACTGCGCATGGCAGCAGCCGGCAAAGATTCGCCCCGGCTAGTTGAACTGGAAAAGCCGGATTCAGCCAGGGACATGATCCACGTCCGGTTTCGAGACGCGGAGATGACTTTGCCTGCGGGTACGGATGCGGATGCCATTACAGCGATTCTCCGCTCGCTGCAGCAGCTATGA